Proteins found in one Chloroflexota bacterium genomic segment:
- a CDS encoding carbohydrate ABC transporter permease — MPQSIEVSEKAIPVELRAIPSRRAVVSKALQQASQRTTFVLLYLGIILIFLIPYAWMFFSALKTQAEIFKYIYPLSLNTFIPVSPTLQNFWDIFLKLDFGRAMANSLFVATSSVVLALVINSLIAYILARVQFPGRELVFVLVLSSMLIPFDAIIVPLYLVVKNLGMQNTYQALIVPWIASPFGIFLLRQFFMQIPRDLEDAAVIDGCSHFGVYWNVMLPNVRPALVSFALVQFLWSWDSFFWPLVIMQDKSKQVVQVAIAAFSTDVNIFWGWIFAGCAAATLPILILFVILQNYYVKGVIMSGLKG, encoded by the coding sequence ATGCCACAGAGCATAGAAGTAAGCGAAAAGGCCATCCCTGTTGAACTACGAGCGATACCATCCAGGAGAGCGGTGGTGAGCAAGGCTTTGCAGCAGGCCAGCCAGAGAACCACCTTTGTCCTGCTCTACTTGGGGATCATCCTTATCTTCCTTATCCCTTATGCCTGGATGTTCTTCTCTGCCCTGAAGACACAGGCGGAGATCTTTAAGTATATCTATCCTCTCTCGCTGAATACATTCATACCAGTCTCTCCTACATTGCAGAATTTCTGGGACATCTTCCTTAAGCTGGACTTTGGTCGGGCGATGGCCAACAGCTTGTTCGTGGCTACGTCGTCGGTGGTTCTAGCCCTAGTCATAAACTCGCTTATCGCTTATATCTTAGCCCGGGTTCAATTCCCTGGTCGGGAACTTGTCTTCGTCCTCGTCCTGAGCTCCATGCTCATTCCCTTCGACGCCATTATCGTGCCTCTGTACCTGGTGGTTAAGAATTTGGGGATGCAGAACACCTACCAGGCGCTGATCGTGCCCTGGATAGCCAGTCCCTTCGGTATCTTCCTGTTGCGACAATTTTTTATGCAGATACCACGGGATCTTGAGGATGCGGCGGTCATCGACGGCTGTTCGCACTTTGGTGTCTATTGGAACGTGATGCTACCCAACGTACGTCCGGCCCTAGTCAGCTTTGCCCTGGTCCAATTCCTATGGTCTTGGGATTCCTTCTTCTGGCCATTGGTGATCATGCAGGATAAGAGTAAACAGGTTGTCCAGGTAGCCATCGCCGCCTTCAGCACCGATGTGAATATCTTCTGGGGCTGGATCTTCGCTGGTTGTGCCGCGGCGACCCTTCCTATCCTGATCTTGTTCGTGATCCTGCAAAACTACTACGTCAAAGGTGTGATTATGTCTGGCCTTAAAGGCTAA
- a CDS encoding sugar ABC transporter permease: protein MSVTAEVFRKRAYQKWFAIVSFAAPALILLFIFRLLPLIEAVRIGFYEYSLLSPTMTFIGLNNYYEAFRDPLFRTSLINVAYYVLGKVPIQMALGLALAMAVNRSGWFIPVTRASIFIPVVTSLVIVSTLWLMMYHPSQGILNSLLASVGLPRMKFLIDETQAMPSIILMSIWKDVGFSMIFFLAGLQGIPEELHEAAAIDGAGAWSRFRHITLPLLKGTTLFVLVTETIFAFRVFTPVYLMTHGGPGDATRVVVYYIYERAFFYNAMGYASALSVILLVIILAISLFQMRAIGRPVEY from the coding sequence GTGAGCGTCACCGCAGAGGTGTTTCGAAAACGAGCATATCAGAAGTGGTTTGCGATTGTGTCCTTCGCTGCCCCGGCCCTCATTCTCTTGTTCATCTTCCGTCTTCTCCCCCTGATTGAGGCTGTCCGGATTGGCTTTTACGAGTACAGCCTCCTTAGCCCGACCATGACCTTTATCGGTTTAAATAATTATTACGAAGCTTTCCGTGATCCCCTCTTTCGTACTTCGCTCATTAACGTAGCCTATTATGTGCTGGGGAAGGTGCCCATCCAGATGGCCTTGGGCTTGGCTTTGGCTATGGCGGTGAACCGCAGCGGCTGGTTTATTCCCGTAACCCGTGCCAGCATCTTCATCCCGGTGGTGACCTCGCTGGTCATCGTATCGACGTTATGGCTGATGATGTATCATCCCAGCCAAGGCATACTTAACAGCCTGTTGGCCAGCGTGGGCTTGCCCCGCATGAAGTTCCTGATCGATGAGACCCAGGCCATGCCCTCCATCATTCTAATGTCCATCTGGAAGGATGTAGGCTTCAGCATGATCTTCTTCCTGGCCGGTCTACAGGGTATCCCCGAGGAGCTGCACGAGGCAGCAGCCATTGATGGAGCCGGCGCCTGGTCGCGATTTCGGCATATCACCCTTCCTCTTTTGAAAGGTACAACCCTCTTCGTCCTGGTCACGGAGACGATCTTCGCCTTCCGCGTTTTCACCCCGGTTTATTTAATGACGCATGGCGGGCCAGGGGATGCTACCAGGGTGGTCGTGTACTACATCTATGAGAGGGCCTTCTTCTACAATGCTATGGGTTACGCCTCGGCCCTATCCGTTATCTTGCTAGTAATCATTTTGGCTATAAGCCTGTTTCAGATGCGAGCCATCGGTCGTCCAGTAGAATATTAA
- a CDS encoding extracellular solute-binding protein: MKRRFLLPIVVILLLGFVVSACAPAAAPTPTPTKPPAPPAAPTPVAVATPTPAPPTPTKPPAPVTIRFLSVSGEPQDTAFAKALKMFEEKHPNIKVAYETVPFMEFFRKIAVSLASGDPHDVIWGDGPNIKGYAYAGSIIPLDDIYTKEDMDDFVDASVKEGSWKGKLYAGPIQQSSIVIFYNTKMFDEAGIKPPKTLEDAWTWPQFAEALRKVVGPIPPGGVPKVWGLVTRSIGTDYDWIPMVRSNDKPGTPTFLGMSPDGTKVTGYIDTPQALEAFQFMSDFFNKWKLSPQATVPDAFETGKAATYMRPEDLRIILKTKYPDIPWALTPLPYFKTPITHTGSFMFMITSGSKHQKEAKEFVKFMTSKEMSPTWYSLISRLSARKSTFAKIPEYQSFPLNISYLELVKWGHSRPETPGYTEYGTLLKQALADIIKGLPVESTIKTAATKIDAELKKYAK; encoded by the coding sequence GTGAAAAGACGATTTTTGCTGCCGATCGTTGTCATTTTGTTGTTGGGTTTTGTAGTGAGCGCCTGTGCTCCGGCGGCCGCCCCAACCCCTACGCCGACCAAGCCGCCCGCCCCACCAGCAGCGCCGACCCCCGTGGCTGTAGCCACTCCTACGCCAGCGCCACCGACGCCGACCAAGCCACCGGCCCCAGTCACCATAAGGTTCCTCTCTGTCAGCGGTGAGCCGCAAGATACAGCCTTCGCTAAGGCCCTCAAAATGTTCGAGGAAAAACACCCGAATATCAAGGTAGCGTATGAGACAGTGCCCTTCATGGAGTTCTTCCGCAAGATCGCTGTCTCCCTGGCCTCAGGCGATCCCCACGATGTCATCTGGGGCGATGGCCCTAATATCAAGGGCTATGCCTATGCTGGCTCCATCATCCCCCTGGACGACATCTACACCAAGGAAGATATGGATGACTTCGTCGATGCTTCGGTGAAAGAAGGGTCTTGGAAGGGCAAACTCTACGCTGGCCCGATCCAGCAGTCCTCCATCGTCATCTTCTACAATACCAAGATGTTCGATGAGGCGGGCATTAAGCCACCGAAGACCCTGGAGGATGCCTGGACCTGGCCCCAGTTCGCTGAGGCCCTGCGCAAGGTCGTTGGTCCTATCCCCCCCGGTGGCGTCCCCAAGGTCTGGGGGCTGGTGACGCGCAGCATCGGGACAGACTATGACTGGATACCCATGGTTCGTTCCAACGATAAGCCGGGCACGCCCACCTTTCTGGGGATGAGCCCTGATGGCACCAAGGTGACTGGCTACATCGACACGCCGCAGGCGCTGGAGGCCTTCCAGTTCATGTCCGACTTCTTCAACAAGTGGAAGCTCTCCCCTCAGGCGACGGTCCCTGATGCCTTCGAGACCGGCAAGGCGGCCACCTACATGCGCCCGGAGGACCTACGCATCATCCTGAAGACGAAGTACCCGGATATACCCTGGGCGCTCACGCCGTTGCCCTATTTCAAGACCCCTATCACCCATACAGGCAGTTTCATGTTTATGATCACCTCCGGCAGCAAGCATCAGAAGGAGGCCAAGGAGTTCGTCAAGTTCATGACCAGCAAGGAGATGTCGCCTACCTGGTATAGCCTGATTAGCCGGCTATCAGCGCGCAAATCTACCTTTGCCAAAATACCCGAGTATCAGTCCTTCCCGCTGAACATCTCCTACCTGGAGCTGGTCAAGTGGGGGCACTCGCGCCCGGAGACGCCCGGCTATACGGAGTACGGCACTTTACTAAAACAGGCTTTGGCTGACATCATCAAGGGACTGCCGGTGGAGAGCACGATCAAAACAGCGGCGACCAAGATTGATGCCGAGCTGAAGAAGTACGCCAAGTAG
- a CDS encoding IS256 family transposase yields the protein MAQVKDLTKLTVADLWQEVKDEEEWWGDLKEETLRVVKRLLESAMEEEMMEQLRAGRYRRTELRRGYRNGYRQRSLLTELGLVEPLRVPRDREGTFQPTVIPRYQQRQEKVNGLVREMFLQGVSTRKVGKVLKPLLGTELSPQTVSRISRSLDAEVRRFHQRPLEDCFEYLFLDGLTLKVKAGTRVRKRLVLCAYGIRRDGQREMISFRQATAESEAQWEAFLRDLYERGLHGKILALVVTDGNSGLHRALDTVYPYVLRQRCWVHKLRNVAVKLPRRVQEPCLKGAKAIYQAPNRRQAVARFREWAQQWRPIQPRAVNCLETDLEELLSFLDCPKAHWRKVRTTNVIERAFREIRRRTNPMSCFQNPASVDRIIYGIINNLNSTWKGKPLSEFTHYT from the coding sequence ATGGCGCAGGTCAAAGACCTGACCAAACTAACAGTAGCGGATTTATGGCAGGAGGTCAAGGATGAAGAGGAGTGGTGGGGTGACTTGAAGGAGGAGACCCTCAGGGTGGTGAAGCGTCTTCTGGAAAGCGCTATGGAGGAAGAGATGATGGAGCAGCTTCGGGCTGGCCGCTATAGACGCACCGAGCTGAGGCGGGGATACCGCAACGGTTACCGACAGCGTAGTCTGCTCACTGAGCTAGGGCTGGTGGAACCCTTGCGAGTGCCCCGGGACCGGGAGGGAACATTCCAGCCCACTGTTATTCCACGCTACCAGCAACGCCAGGAGAAGGTGAATGGTCTGGTACGGGAGATGTTCCTACAAGGGGTCAGCACCAGAAAAGTGGGGAAGGTGTTGAAGCCCCTCTTAGGGACTGAGCTAAGCCCGCAGACAGTCTCTCGAATCAGCCGCAGTCTGGATGCCGAGGTGCGGCGCTTTCACCAGCGGCCTTTAGAGGACTGCTTTGAGTATCTGTTCCTGGATGGCCTTACCTTGAAGGTGAAGGCAGGTACCAGAGTAAGGAAGCGGCTGGTGCTATGCGCCTATGGGATCAGGAGAGATGGGCAGCGAGAGATGATAAGTTTTCGCCAGGCTACTGCCGAAAGCGAAGCCCAGTGGGAGGCCTTCCTGCGGGACCTGTATGAGCGGGGGCTACACGGGAAGATCCTGGCCCTGGTGGTTACCGATGGCAACTCCGGACTGCATCGGGCCCTGGACACCGTTTACCCCTACGTGCTCCGCCAACGCTGCTGGGTGCACAAGCTCAGGAATGTGGCAGTCAAATTACCCAGGAGGGTGCAAGAGCCCTGCCTTAAAGGGGCCAAGGCCATCTACCAGGCCCCTAACCGGCGGCAGGCAGTGGCTCGGTTTCGGGAATGGGCCCAGCAGTGGCGGCCTATCCAGCCCAGGGCTGTTAACTGTCTGGAGACAGACCTGGAGGAACTACTCAGTTTCCTGGACTGCCCCAAAGCTCATTGGCGTAAGGTGCGCACCACCAATGTCATAGAGCGGGCTTTCCGGGAGATAAGACGCAGGACCAACCCTATGAGCTGCTTCCAGAACCCTGCCAGCGTGGATCGGATTATCTATGGCATCATCAATAATCTCAACTCAACCTGGAAGGGAAAGCCCCTCTCGGAATTTACACACTATACTTGA
- a CDS encoding NAD(P)-dependent oxidoreductase encodes MRVGFIGLGKMGRPMALNLLRANFSLTVHNRSRAVVEELVQMGASGAASAREVARGCDVVLTCLPNPATVEEVFLGPEGIISATREGHILIDHSTVGPSTSREIAAAAREKGAYFLDAPISGGPAGAQAGTLTIMVGGDKGAFDQVLPILQAMGKNIHHVGSVGNGSIVKLANQLLVGINLAGVVEAMVLGTRAGVDPQVMYDVLSTSFGSSAMLMRSVPLFLRRNFHPATSIGLICKDLGIVGELGKEQQVRLLLGSLAEQVFNEAKAMGLGDQDMAALVLPLERLANTEVRGPSL; translated from the coding sequence ATGAGGGTTGGATTCATCGGATTGGGTAAGATGGGTCGGCCTATGGCCTTGAATCTGCTGAGGGCTAATTTTTCGCTCACTGTCCATAATAGGAGCCGAGCGGTAGTGGAGGAATTGGTGCAAATGGGGGCTAGTGGGGCCGCTTCAGCCAGGGAGGTAGCACGGGGCTGTGATGTCGTCCTAACCTGCCTGCCGAACCCGGCCACGGTGGAGGAGGTCTTTCTGGGGCCAGAGGGGATCATCTCAGCCACAAGAGAGGGGCATATTCTCATCGATCACAGCACCGTTGGGCCAAGCACGAGCAGGGAGATAGCGGCGGCTGCCCGAGAGAAGGGGGCTTACTTTCTTGATGCACCTATCAGTGGAGGCCCGGCTGGTGCCCAGGCGGGCACGCTAACCATTATGGTGGGAGGAGATAAGGGTGCTTTTGATCAAGTGCTACCCATCCTGCAAGCGATGGGCAAGAATATCCATCACGTGGGCTCGGTGGGCAATGGGAGCATCGTCAAGCTAGCGAATCAGCTCTTGGTCGGCATAAATCTGGCCGGTGTGGTCGAGGCGATGGTCCTGGGGACAAGGGCCGGCGTTGACCCTCAGGTTATGTACGATGTTCTAAGTACCAGCTTTGGTAGTAGTGCTATGCTTATGCGCTCTGTACCACTATTCTTAAGACGGAACTTCCACCCAGCCACCTCGATCGGCCTCATTTGTAAGGACCTGGGAATCGTCGGCGAATTGGGGAAAGAGCAACAAGTCCGCTTGCTCCTGGGCAGCTTGGCTGAGCAGGTGTTCAATGAGGCTAAGGCCATGGGCTTGGGTGATCAGGACATGGCTGCCTTGGTTCTCCCCCTGGAACGTTTGGCTAACACAGAAGTGCGCGGGCCATCCCTGTAG